AATATTTCTTGTCTGTTTTTTGAGTTTATCCTCTAATTTAAGCCTAGAATAATAAGTAATTAAAAATGCGGCTAAAGCTCCCTCAATAGCTAGAAATAAATAGACAAATCCAGAATTCATGCTAACTTGATCTATAATTGGGGGATAGGTTAATGTCAACATTTGTCCCTGATTCACATAAGCAAAATAAAAAATCTCTATAAAAATTATGATTCCTAAAATTAACAATATTTTTCTCATAATCTACTCCTTTTTACTTAAAACTCGAATTAACTTCTTTATATCATCATCAGGCTCAATTTCAATAGTTAGCCTCTCTTTATTGGTAGGATTGGTCAAGGATAACCTGTAAGCCTGCAATGCCTGACCATGTATATTTATCTTAATATTGTCACCTCCATAAAGTGGATCGCCAGCGACAGGATGACGAATATAGGAAAAATGTACTCTTATTTGATGCGTTCTTCCTGTTTCTAAAGTTGCCTCAATCAAAGTAAATTTCTCAAATCGCTCTAAAACTTTCCAATGCGTAACTGCATTTCTTCCACCTTCAACTACGGCCATTTTATGCCTTTGCGTAGGATTACGATCTATCGGCGCATCAATAGTACCTGAATCTTCTTTCATAACTCCATGGATAATCGCTAAATATTGCCTTTTAGCGGTTTTATTTTTAATTTGTTCGGACAAAAACTGATGTGCATAGTCATTCTTTGCAATCATTAATAAACCTGATGTATCCCTATCAAGCCTGTGAACTATTCCGGGCCGCATAACCCCATTTATTCCTGACAAATTTCCATGACAATGATATAAAAGTGCATTTACAAGTGTATGCGTTCTTTCTAAAGCCGTAGGATGAGTTAGCATGCCCGTAGGTTTATTGACAATAATCATATTATTATCTTCATAACGTATATCAAGAGGAATATTTTCAGGTTCTAATTCAAGCGGCTTAGCATCAGGGATTCTTACAACTACCTCATCACCATATTTTAGCTTGTAAGCACTTTTAGAACTTTTCCCATTAATTAATATACAGCCAGATTCTTTAATTAACTGCTGTATCCTGCTTCTTGAAATATCAGGAATTAACTCAGCAAGAAAAACATCCAGCCTTTCTCCGACATTATCTATGTCAATCTCAACTTTTATAATATTTTCTAAATTACTCATTCGTATAAATTCTTTTTTATTCTCTCTTATATACTGGTTAGAATATACAAGCATTACAATTGCTAACATGTCACCTTTTTATGTCATCAACTTTTCAATAATACTTGTCATCGCGAGGTTTCTTCTAGAAACTGGCGATCTTTCCAATATGGCTTATTGCTTATAATTGTCATTTGGAAAGATTCCCACGGGATCTTCGATCCCTCGGAATGACGGTTTTTACTCTTATGAGTTTCTAATTTATCAGTATACTAAAATTTTAATACAAAAAAGCTCTATCCCAAAAGCAAATAAACTTTTCAAAATAAAAAATCATACTTTTTTAGAAAATTATAAAAAAATAGGCAATTTTTTTTGAGCAAATGTTTTTATATAAATAGGGGCAGATAATTGGAGGAGATAAACAGGCTTTAAAAAGCTCTATAACTTTGTAGTAAGTAGATCATTAGTGGGTTATTTTTTAATTTAATTGAAAGTAATTATACACAGATTAGTTATTATGCTAATTGCAGATAACTAATTACGAAGCAGTTTGCTAGTTTAGAATTAGAGAATTTGTATATTTAATTAGAGGAAACAGGTGGAGGAGAAATTATGACAACTATTAATCAAGGTGCAGCAACTCAGGGAACAAACGTCTTAAACCTATTAAAAACTACTCAAAAACCGCCATCAACTATATTTGGTAAAGGAGAAACACCAGTACAAAAAGGGGAAGACGCAGGCAGACAAATAGCAAACTTAATGAGACAAGGTAAAAGTGATGAGATAGCTAATTCAAATATAAAATTCCTTTATTATGACGACAAATTAGGTCAAAATAGTCTGGATAGCGGACTAGCATACTCAAAAGAATCATTAAAGGGGCTGGATCAAGATGGAAACAATAAGATTAATAGAGATGAAGCAGGTATTGTTGGAAAAATAGTTGATCTAGATAATAATGGTGAAATTAGTCCAGGAGAAAATTTAGCTTTCACTATGTATCAGGATTTTAGAGGTGTTCCTGATGGTATGGTTACACCTGATGAAGTTAAATTGACAAATTTATCATTTAAAGATCCTGATAAAGCAAAAGAAACAATACAAAAAATCTATGATGATAATGAAATTGGTAAACGAGAAAATAAGACAGCTAATAATCAAAACGAGTACATAGTCAAAAGCGGCGATTGCCTATGGAATATTGCCCAAAATGCACTAACAAATGCGGGGAAACCAGCTGATGATAAAGCTATTATTGATTTAGTAAGTGAAATTGCAAGAATAAACAAAATACAAGATCCAAACTTGATATATCCGGATCAAAAATTGACAATTCCTGTATTAGATTCACAAAATAATCAAGAAATGCCTACAAATGAACAGAATAAAAAGCCTACTATATTAGTATAAAAGCTAACCCCATTACAAACAATATAATCCTCCTTAATTAAGGGGGATTATATTTGTTTTAATTTGCTAATTATGCCTATTCTGCTGCTTCTTCTTCTTCGAATTCAAGTTCACCTTCTGATTCAAGATAAGAAACCACTTTATTAAATTCTTCATCATCTTCAATAGTTTCAAATGTGTAAGCATCATCCTGCTTGTGAAGTTTCATTATTATTACTTCTTCTTCAGCTTCTTCACCAGCTTCTTCTTCCTTACTATCAAGATAAATTAATAGCCCATAATCCTGACCATCAAGACTTAAAACATCTATTAACTCAAAATTATGTATTTCCCCGTTTTCATCCTGAGTTTTAATGATTCTTGGCTCCATTGATTCTAAATTTAATTCTTCCATTTTTATCTCCTTCTATTTAAATACTGTTGTAAGACTATAGCTGCCGCTTCCATATCAATTAATGCCTTATTTCTTGATGGTTTCTTATTTTGTTGGATTAAAATCCTCTCTGCTTCTCTACTTGTTAACCTTTCATCTTCTAGAATTATTTTAGCCTGTATATTTTCCTCTAATAACTTTGCATATGCCATTGCATCTTGCGCTTGAGTGCCCAGGCTTCCATTCATATTTTTCGGTAATCCAACAATTATAACCGAAACATTATACTCTTTACATATTTCCTTGATTTCCTGAATGGACGCATCTTCTGGACACCTTTGAATAGTTTTTAACGGACGTGATGTGATAAATAAGGGATCACTAACTGCAATTCCTATTCTTTTTGTACCTACATCTAAGCCAATATATCTTGAATTCTCCATAATTAATATTTTTGCCAATTATCATATAAAATATCTATAATGTCACTTAAGCCTTGTTTTGTTATATCTGTTTTTGG
Above is a genomic segment from Candidatus Melainabacteria bacterium RIFOXYA2_FULL_32_9 containing:
- a CDS encoding pseudouridine synthase; this encodes MSNLENIIKVEIDIDNVGERLDVFLAELIPDISRSRIQQLIKESGCILINGKSSKSAYKLKYGDEVVVRIPDAKPLELEPENIPLDIRYEDNNMIIVNKPTGMLTHPTALERTHTLVNALLYHCHGNLSGINGVMRPGIVHRLDRDTSGLLMIAKNDYAHQFLSEQIKNKTAKRQYLAIIHGVMKEDSGTIDAPIDRNPTQRHKMAVVEGGRNAVTHWKVLERFEKFTLIEATLETGRTHQIRVHFSYIRHPVAGDPLYGGDNIKINIHGQALQAYRLSLTNPTNKERLTIEIEPDDDIKKLIRVLSKKE